In the genome of Euzebya sp., one region contains:
- the dapB gene encoding 4-hydroxy-tetrahydrodipicolinate reductase, which yields MLRVAVLGAQGRMGSETCRAITDDPELELVAALDAEDSREAILDAGADVCVDFTHPDSVKANVTWLLRAGVHAVVGTTGLTDDDLAEIEALTGPANALVAPNFALGAVLMMTFAQQAALHLPHVEIIERHHDRKVDAPSGTALRTADLIAAAQAAAPAGTAAAEGTPPPVGPDGNPARGHLQHEIPVHAVRLPGLVAHQEVVFGGTGETLTIRHDSLDRSSFMPGVRMAVKAVPTRPGLTVGLESILFP from the coding sequence ATGTTGCGCGTCGCCGTCCTCGGAGCGCAGGGCCGCATGGGCTCTGAGACCTGCCGGGCCATCACCGACGACCCCGAGCTCGAGCTGGTCGCCGCCCTCGACGCCGAGGACAGTCGAGAGGCCATCCTCGACGCCGGCGCCGACGTGTGCGTCGACTTCACCCATCCCGACTCGGTGAAGGCGAACGTCACCTGGCTCCTGAGGGCCGGGGTGCACGCCGTCGTGGGCACCACCGGCCTGACCGACGACGACCTGGCCGAGATCGAGGCGCTGACCGGTCCGGCCAACGCCCTCGTCGCGCCGAACTTCGCCCTCGGCGCGGTGCTGATGATGACCTTCGCCCAGCAGGCGGCCCTGCACCTGCCGCACGTCGAGATCATCGAGCGCCACCACGACCGCAAGGTCGACGCGCCGTCCGGCACCGCGCTCCGCACCGCCGACCTGATCGCCGCCGCCCAGGCCGCCGCCCCCGCCGGCACCGCCGCCGCGGAGGGGACGCCGCCGCCCGTCGGCCCCGATGGCAACCCCGCGCGGGGGCACCTCCAGCACGAGATCCCCGTCCACGCCGTCCGGCTGCCCGGCCTGGTCGCTCACCAAGAAGTCGTCTTCGGCGGCACCGGCGAGACCCTCACGATCCGCCACGACTCCCTCGACCGGTCCTCGTTCATGCCGGGCGTCCGGATGGCGGTCAAGGCCGTCCCCACCCGTCCGGGGCTGACCGTCGGCCTCGAGTCGATCCTCTTCCCGTGA